ACCGCTTGGCGCTCGACTTCATCAAGCCCGACCTCGTCGCGCCCGGCTCCTCGGTCGTGAGCGCGCGGTCGGCCAGCGCGACGGGCGATCCGACCTCGCGAATCGTCCGGGCGCAGCAGGCCGACGCCGTGTCGTCGGCGCGGTATCTTGAACTCTCGGGCACGAGCCAGGCGGCCCCGTTTGTGGCCGGCATCGTGGCCGCCATGCTGGAGGCGAACCCGAGCCTCACGCCCGCGCGCGTGAAGAACATCCTTCGCGAGGCCGCAATCGACCTTGGGCCGCGAGGGCCCGATCCCGAATACGGCTTTGGGCTCGTGGACGGCCGGGACGCGGTCCTGCTGGCGCGGAACCTCCCGGAGGACCACGGCAACGTTCTCGTGGCCGGCGGCGCGGAGGAATGGACGCAGACGGGCACGTTCACGTCCTCGGCGGGCGGCCTTCTTGGCGCCACGCCGGCTTCGGGGGCAGCGCCGTCCACGATCCAGTTCGTGTTCCCGGTGAAGCAGGGCGCCACGCGGGTCACGTTCGACTTCGCGTGGACGAACCCGCAGGGCGTCTTCCAGGTGTACCTCTCCGACGGCGTGGGCACGTTTGGGCCGTGGACCGCGGCCAAGGCCGAGGGCGCAAAGAAGGTCATCAGCGGCGTCAAGCAGGAAGGCGTCCGGCCCGGCATGTGGCAGCTTGTCGCCCGCCCCGTGGGCCCGTTCTCGACCGCCTGGTCGGCGACCTCGACGGTGCTCGTCAAGGAGAACCCCGAGCTTGCGGCAAGCCTCGACCCGCGGTACCGCGAGGAGGACCGCGCGTATGGCTGGATGGAGCGCCTGTCGAATCAGATCGACAACGAGCTGGCACGCGTCGGCCTCGAGATCGACCGGCTGAAGCGGACGCCGGCGCCCGAGCCGTTGCTTGTCGCAGGCGGCGTGGTCCTCGTTGCGCTTGCGCTCGGGC
This genomic stretch from Candidatus Thermoplasmatota archaeon harbors:
- a CDS encoding S8 family serine peptidase codes for the protein MRLRATLAALLFLATLAAPPVGGFSEQTYVVTFAQEPSPVQRLEILARDPAAVFFTIVPSAKASLTDAQARDVARLPFVLRVDPERPVEKHLDQAARLVRAGTAIESLGATGRGVTVAVVDSGIDTTHPDFPCVLANVKYAHGAWHGSPSDLDGHGTHVAGIVAGSGGESGGRYRGVAPGACLVGLDFSVSFTTTAALSAFDWILTNKDRYNIRVVSNSWGRAERDAHYDAQDPLQRAIQRLTDEGIVVVFSAGNGGPGPSTLSSEAQNPHAITVGGTDKAGVLGSYSGRGPAVGRDRLALDFIKPDLVAPGSSVVSARSASATGDPTSRIVRAQQADAVSSARYLELSGTSQAAPFVAGIVAAMLEANPSLTPARVKNILREAAIDLGPRGPDPEYGFGLVDGRDAVLLARNLPEDHGNVLVAGGAEEWTQTGTFTSSAGGLLGATPASGAAPSTIQFVFPVKQGATRVTFDFAWTNPQGVFQVYLSDGVGTFGPWTAAKAEGAKKVISGVKQEGVRPGMWQLVARPVGPFSTAWSATSTVLVKENPELAASLDPRYREEDRAYGWMERLSNQIDNELARVGLEIDRLKRTPAPEPLLVAGGVVLVALALGRRRQDA